The following proteins are co-located in the Pontiella desulfatans genome:
- a CDS encoding four helix bundle suffix domain-containing protein, translating to MVICLINQTNFLLDQQIAALEEQFVTEGGYSEKLAAERLKERQEHKATDPVPDCPKCGKPMVLRTAKTGKTAGHQFWGCSAYSDCKGVGEV from the coding sequence TTGGTCATCTGTCTGATCAACCAAACCAACTTTCTGCTCGATCAGCAGATTGCCGCGCTTGAAGAGCAGTTTGTTACCGAGGGCGGTTATAGCGAAAAGCTTGCGGCGGAACGGTTGAAGGAGCGGCAGGAGCACAAAGCCACCGATCCGGTTCCCGACTGCCCGAAATGCGGAAAGCCGATGGTCTTGCGCACCGCGAAAACCGGGAAGACCGCGGGGCATCAATTTTGGGGCTGCTCCGCCTATTCCGACTGCAAGGGTGTGGGTGAGGTTTAG
- a CDS encoding SDR family oxidoreductase has product MGIHRKILLTGATGYVGGKLLKRLEALGHEINCLARDPHKINEAGSRTQIFRGDVRDRDSMTEAFEGVDTAYYLIHSLSDKKNFEQHEKEAARNFADAARVSGVKRIIYLGGLGNEAGGLSPHLQSRQDVGRILRSSGLLTIELRASIVLGAGSLSFEMIRALTEHLPFMVMPKWVSVKAQPIGIRDLLDYLVQSMDLEVSSSQVLEIGGADRVSYRELMEEYALQRGLKRTMVPIPLLTPWLSSHWLGLITPLYAAIGRKLIESIRNPTVVEDYSALQLFDIKPGGIPEAIAEAISAEQEEFAQPDWLEKVLVRWGSTPHRVLHDKNRLIDHRCTNVASTPDNLFKTVSSIGGSNGMFACSTLWGIRAWLDRLAGGGNIQRPRTGNEPLAEGDAVDFFRIEHVDPNRRIRLKTDMKLPGSAWLEFLIQETDRGTQLHHAVIYEPKGFSGRLYWLLTYPAHAMVFRGMHKAIMREAEKHEEFPGAIAA; this is encoded by the coding sequence ATGGGCATTCATCGAAAAATCTTACTCACCGGCGCAACCGGATATGTAGGTGGAAAACTACTCAAAAGGCTCGAAGCATTGGGTCATGAGATCAACTGCCTGGCCCGTGATCCCCACAAAATTAACGAAGCGGGATCGAGAACTCAAATATTCCGGGGCGATGTGCGAGACCGGGATAGTATGACCGAGGCCTTCGAAGGCGTGGACACGGCCTATTATCTGATTCATTCACTCAGCGATAAGAAAAACTTTGAGCAGCACGAGAAAGAGGCTGCCCGGAACTTTGCCGATGCCGCCCGCGTAAGCGGCGTTAAACGCATCATCTATCTTGGCGGGCTCGGGAATGAAGCCGGTGGACTTTCCCCGCATCTGCAAAGCCGTCAGGATGTGGGACGCATCCTCCGCTCCTCGGGCCTATTAACCATCGAGTTACGCGCCTCAATTGTCCTGGGAGCCGGTAGCCTTTCCTTTGAAATGATCCGTGCGCTCACGGAGCACCTGCCCTTTATGGTGATGCCCAAATGGGTGTCCGTGAAAGCCCAGCCCATCGGCATCCGTGATTTACTGGATTACCTCGTCCAATCCATGGATCTGGAGGTTTCAAGCAGCCAGGTGCTGGAAATCGGCGGAGCCGACCGGGTTTCGTACCGCGAGCTCATGGAAGAGTATGCGCTACAGCGGGGTCTCAAACGAACAATGGTTCCCATCCCCCTCCTCACTCCATGGCTCAGCAGCCATTGGCTGGGCCTGATTACACCACTCTATGCGGCGATCGGACGCAAACTGATTGAGAGCATCCGCAACCCCACGGTGGTGGAGGATTATTCCGCCCTGCAGCTTTTCGACATCAAGCCCGGGGGAATACCCGAAGCCATTGCCGAAGCGATCTCCGCCGAGCAGGAAGAGTTCGCACAGCCCGACTGGCTCGAAAAGGTATTGGTGCGTTGGGGCTCCACACCCCACCGGGTATTACACGACAAAAACCGGCTCATCGATCACCGTTGCACCAATGTGGCCAGCACACCGGACAACCTGTTCAAAACCGTGTCCTCCATTGGTGGATCCAACGGGATGTTTGCCTGCAGCACACTATGGGGCATACGGGCGTGGTTGGACAGGCTCGCCGGCGGCGGTAACATACAGCGGCCACGAACCGGGAATGAGCCCCTTGCCGAGGGCGATGCCGTAGACTTTTTCCGGATCGAGCATGTGGATCCCAACCGGCGAATCCGCCTGAAGACCGATATGAAGCTGCCCGGTTCCGCCTGGCTTGAGTTCCTGATCCAGGAAACCGACCGCGGAACCCAACTGCACCACGCGGTCATCTACGAACCCAAGGGATTCAGCGGTCGCTTATACTGGCTCCTCACCTATCCCGCCCACGCCATGGTCTTCCGCGGCATGCACAAGGCCATCATGCGTGAAGCCGAGAAACACGAGGAATTCCCCGGCGCCATTGCCGCCTGA
- a CDS encoding pyrimidine dimer DNA glycosylase/endonuclease V: MNIFVLDRDIETCAQNHCDQHVVKMILESVQLLCTALNKKGFETPYRSTHSKHPCVLWVESSYDNFMWLVQLTTLLNQEYRYRYGNEKDHASIAVLQQIEGMEYARAGLQPFAQAMPDQYKVPGNAVAAYRRFYRAEKMRFATWTRRPAPAWINASL; this comes from the coding sequence ATGAATATTTTTGTACTCGACCGGGATATCGAAACCTGCGCGCAAAACCACTGCGACCAACATGTGGTTAAGATGATACTTGAAAGCGTGCAGCTGCTCTGCACGGCCTTGAACAAAAAAGGGTTCGAGACGCCGTACAGATCGACGCACAGCAAACACCCCTGTGTGCTGTGGGTGGAGTCCTCCTACGACAACTTCATGTGGCTCGTCCAGCTCACCACCCTACTGAACCAGGAATACCGATACCGCTACGGGAACGAAAAAGACCACGCATCGATCGCCGTTCTTCAGCAGATCGAAGGCATGGAATACGCCCGCGCCGGGCTGCAACCCTTTGCCCAGGCCATGCCCGATCAATACAAGGTCCCCGGCAATGCCGTGGCGGCCTACAGGCGTTTCTACCGCGCCGAAAAAATGCGGTTCGCCACCTGGACCCGACGTCCAGCACCCGCATGGATCAATGCAAGCCTGTAA
- a CDS encoding ferritin-like domain-containing protein — protein MNNENIIGKLNQDLANELSAITQYLTYAAKVSGPYRPQLMQFFLAEVPDEQLHAQYLANKVVALGGEPTTIASPVAEAHSNREMMEAVLAAEITAEKSYTQRAREAEEFGDKALALQLEDMVRDEAGHKEEIQRILKDWPL, from the coding sequence ATGAACAATGAAAACATAATCGGAAAGCTCAACCAGGATCTGGCCAACGAACTCAGTGCCATCACCCAATACTTGACCTATGCCGCCAAGGTCAGCGGCCCCTACCGCCCGCAACTCATGCAGTTTTTCCTCGCCGAGGTGCCCGATGAGCAGCTACACGCCCAGTATCTCGCCAACAAGGTTGTGGCACTCGGCGGGGAACCCACAACCATAGCCAGCCCGGTTGCCGAAGCCCACTCGAACCGGGAGATGATGGAGGCCGTCCTGGCAGCCGAAATCACCGCCGAAAAAAGCTATACCCAACGCGCACGCGAAGCCGAGGAATTCGGCGACAAAGCCCTCGCGCTTCAATTGGAAGACATGGTTCGTGATGAAGCAGGGCACAAAGAGGAGATCCAACGGATCCTGAAAGACTGGCCACTCTAA
- a CDS encoding pyridoxamine 5'-phosphate oxidase family protein — MTTLEERKSSLARLLANQRFAVLSTQTEDGIHSCLVAFSANASLRTLLLCTPKATRKYTNLQGNPNVTLLVHNSSNQGGDITQAMAVSITGSAREVDDADRQASLDLFLSKHPHMAEFARTPSVAMIEVKIKRFDMVTDFQDVAILYEKDLD; from the coding sequence ATGACCACCCTTGAAGAGCGCAAGTCCTCCCTGGCCCGGTTGCTGGCCAACCAGCGATTCGCCGTATTGTCCACGCAGACGGAAGACGGCATACACTCCTGCCTCGTCGCCTTTTCCGCCAACGCTTCCCTGCGCACGCTACTTCTCTGCACCCCGAAGGCAACGCGAAAATATACCAACCTCCAGGGTAACCCGAATGTTACGCTACTGGTTCACAACAGCTCGAATCAGGGGGGCGACATCACGCAGGCGATGGCCGTAAGCATTACCGGTAGCGCACGTGAAGTGGACGACGCCGACCGGCAGGCGTCGCTGGATCTGTTTCTCTCGAAGCATCCCCATATGGCGGAGTTTGCACGAACCCCGTCGGTGGCGATGATTGAAGTAAAGATTAAGCGCTTCGACATGGTCACCGATTTTCAAGATGTTGCCATTCTGTATGAGAAGGATCTGGATTGA
- a CDS encoding SDR family NAD(P)-dependent oxidoreductase: MRTILIYGADGGIGSALARKLTSEECRLILTARDEKRLQVVSDETGADCITGDVCNPDSFSDIMAYAGDRLDGLAYCVGTINLKSLSRLNETDYLNDFRINALGAALAVQAAIKAMQQAAKPPASVVLFSSIAATTGFPMHASVAMAKGALNGLVVSLAAELAPCIRINAIAPSLTQTPLSAGLLCNDQVVRSIAGMHPLKRLGDPEEVAAMAAFLLSPASSWMTGQVIGLDGGRSAVGNMT, translated from the coding sequence ATGAGAACTATACTGATATATGGAGCGGACGGTGGAATAGGATCGGCGTTGGCAAGGAAACTGACCTCGGAAGAGTGCCGTCTGATTCTGACGGCTCGAGATGAAAAGCGCTTGCAGGTTGTTTCCGATGAAACCGGCGCTGACTGCATCACGGGCGATGTCTGCAATCCTGATTCCTTCTCGGACATCATGGCGTATGCCGGAGACCGACTTGATGGACTGGCGTATTGCGTGGGAACCATCAACCTAAAGAGTTTGTCACGATTGAATGAGACCGATTACCTGAATGATTTTCGGATTAATGCGCTGGGGGCTGCCCTGGCCGTGCAGGCGGCGATCAAGGCGATGCAACAAGCGGCGAAACCGCCGGCATCAGTTGTTCTCTTTTCGAGCATTGCGGCCACCACGGGGTTTCCGATGCATGCTTCGGTGGCCATGGCCAAAGGGGCGTTGAATGGATTGGTTGTTTCACTGGCGGCCGAACTCGCGCCGTGTATACGGATCAATGCCATTGCGCCATCGCTCACGCAAACGCCGTTATCGGCCGGGTTGCTGTGCAACGATCAAGTCGTCCGATCCATCGCAGGGATGCATCCGCTGAAGCGGCTGGGAGACCCCGAAGAGGTGGCCGCGATGGCCGCCTTTCTCCTATCGCCGGCGAGCAGCTGGATGACTGGACAGGTGATCGGGCTCGATGGCGGCCGTTCAGCGGTTGGAAATATGACTTAA
- a CDS encoding beta strand repeat-containing protein — MKKILSVAALMALVFPSMGADGTYTNVASGGNWSDSANWSGGSVADGSGFTANFNTLDLTEDNLVHMDTARIIGNLVFGDTIPDVSGSRRHWTLDNNGNAANVLTLAGTTPTITVNQLGALSGSNQRWATISAEIAGTSGLTKDGVGMLVLTGANTYTGTTAIDEGELKLQGDAFSGTARDYSIAAGAVLNLDGNNTWATGTSTINGTGTLRLTGGLLGAASNGRKVNMELGSDALIDIQSGAELRNGGWSGINWDNNLADMNVDGTLDIWDGTAVKVDALTGSGTITHTSYGVSTDLHVGVDGGSGTFDGTITEQASNRKVNFIKEGAGTQTLTGANTYSGGTTVSGGTLALSGGGSLSDTTAVNVGASGASFDISGITAAGETIGSLAGASGSSVVLGAKNLTVGGTGASSTFTGGIGGTGGLTVTGTNTLTLNGGANTYEGGTTINDGATVRIRHNDALGSGDITIDGGTLAPLSKTVSLFSRNITVGAGGATMYASGGYLSLRDSTIFNGAGTLTIADGNGQKVYMDSDNSATFTGDVHLNGASALLSIKSDSIALDSGTANLILEDGGRLEANNADLNLTGRNLQLNGTGGTIHTGNRPMTMTGSTLSGSGELNLIGGTTLITTKDNTLSGAVTLDGIHVGLGASKDNGADVLGTGDVTLNNGARLKNNDNVQTLNNNLVIGSGGGRMMAGWGKNVTVEGAVSGSGTLTIDGDSGFIVLNNANNTFNGDIAFTNSFGYGGGKLRLESLAGGGSYDGTISGIDAGANLELTGEILLGGDNTFVGLTEVLAGGAIGGNGSLDGDLTLHAGAGFVFDGDDIGLSVAGTVTLDSTFGIDDLLGISSATADGTYTLIDETATVFTSGFENIGSGNAYDLGDGKSAYFQDGSLQVVVIPEPATLSLIAAFGVAVLFVRRRFKI; from the coding sequence ATGAAGAAAATCCTTAGCGTCGCAGCCCTCATGGCGTTGGTGTTCCCATCCATGGGCGCGGATGGAACATATACCAATGTCGCAAGTGGCGGGAACTGGAGTGATTCGGCAAACTGGTCGGGAGGCTCGGTTGCGGACGGTTCCGGCTTTACCGCCAATTTCAACACCCTTGACCTAACCGAAGACAACCTCGTGCATATGGATACGGCGCGCATCATTGGGAATCTGGTTTTCGGCGACACCATCCCAGATGTATCGGGTTCGAGAAGACATTGGACGTTGGATAACAATGGCAATGCAGCGAATGTCCTGACCTTGGCCGGCACCACGCCAACCATCACCGTCAACCAGCTGGGCGCGTTGTCCGGCAGCAACCAACGATGGGCAACGATAAGCGCGGAAATCGCCGGGACATCGGGTTTGACCAAAGACGGGGTCGGCATGTTGGTTTTGACTGGTGCAAACACCTACACCGGCACCACGGCCATCGATGAAGGGGAATTGAAGCTGCAGGGAGATGCGTTCTCCGGAACGGCCCGCGACTATTCGATCGCTGCCGGCGCGGTGCTCAATCTGGATGGGAACAACACCTGGGCCACCGGCACCTCCACCATCAACGGCACCGGAACCCTGCGCCTCACCGGAGGCCTGCTCGGAGCGGCCTCAAATGGACGCAAAGTCAACATGGAGCTGGGCTCGGATGCCCTGATCGATATCCAATCCGGCGCCGAACTCAGAAACGGCGGTTGGTCGGGGATCAACTGGGACAACAATCTGGCGGACATGAATGTGGACGGCACCCTCGATATCTGGGATGGCACAGCGGTCAAAGTGGATGCCCTTACCGGAAGTGGAACCATAACCCATACGTCATATGGGGTTTCGACGGATTTGCATGTGGGGGTCGACGGGGGCTCGGGCACCTTCGACGGTACAATCACGGAACAGGCGAGTAACAGGAAGGTGAATTTCATCAAGGAGGGAGCCGGGACGCAGACGCTGACGGGAGCAAACACGTACTCCGGCGGCACCACCGTTTCCGGGGGAACCCTGGCACTAAGCGGCGGCGGCTCTCTCTCCGACACGACCGCCGTGAACGTAGGCGCCTCGGGAGCCTCCTTCGATATTTCCGGCATCACCGCGGCCGGGGAAACCATCGGCTCACTCGCCGGCGCGTCTGGATCCTCCGTCGTGCTTGGAGCAAAGAACCTGACCGTGGGCGGCACCGGCGCCAGCAGCACCTTCACGGGTGGAATCGGCGGAACCGGTGGTTTGACCGTAACGGGCACCAACACGCTCACCCTGAATGGCGGTGCCAATACCTATGAAGGCGGAACCACCATTAACGACGGCGCAACGGTTCGGATCCGGCATAACGATGCCCTCGGTTCGGGCGACATCACCATTGATGGCGGAACCTTGGCTCCCCTCAGCAAAACCGTGAGCCTTTTCAGCCGGAATATCACGGTGGGCGCAGGCGGCGCCACGATGTATGCCTCCGGCGGCTATTTGAGCCTCCGCGACAGCACCATCTTCAACGGCGCCGGAACCCTTACCATCGCCGACGGGAACGGCCAAAAGGTCTATATGGACTCCGACAACTCCGCCACCTTTACCGGCGATGTCCACCTTAACGGAGCCAGCGCACTCCTCTCTATCAAGTCGGACAGTATCGCCCTCGACAGTGGAACGGCCAACCTGATCCTCGAGGATGGCGGAAGGCTGGAGGCCAACAATGCCGACCTCAATCTCACGGGCCGCAACCTTCAACTGAACGGAACCGGCGGTACGATCCATACGGGCAACCGGCCGATGACCATGACGGGATCCACCCTCTCCGGCTCGGGAGAATTGAACCTTATCGGCGGCACCACCTTAATCACAACCAAAGACAACACCCTGTCGGGAGCCGTCACCCTCGATGGCATCCATGTGGGCTTGGGCGCTTCGAAGGATAACGGTGCGGATGTTCTGGGAACCGGCGATGTCACCCTCAATAACGGTGCCCGGTTGAAAAACAACGACAACGTGCAAACACTCAACAACAACCTCGTCATCGGTTCCGGCGGTGGGCGCATGATGGCGGGCTGGGGCAAGAACGTGACCGTCGAAGGCGCCGTTTCCGGCTCCGGAACCCTGACCATCGACGGCGACAGCGGGTTCATTGTCCTGAACAACGCCAACAACACCTTCAACGGCGATATTGCTTTCACCAACTCCTTTGGCTACGGCGGCGGGAAGCTGAGACTCGAATCGCTGGCTGGCGGCGGCTCCTATGACGGAACCATCAGCGGCATCGATGCCGGCGCAAATCTTGAACTCACCGGGGAAATCCTCCTTGGGGGCGACAACACCTTCGTGGGGTTGACCGAGGTTCTCGCCGGCGGGGCAATCGGCGGCAACGGTTCGCTCGACGGAGACCTCACCCTCCACGCCGGCGCGGGATTCGTCTTCGACGGGGACGACATCGGGCTTTCAGTGGCCGGCACGGTCACCCTCGACAGCACCTTCGGCATCGACGACCTGCTAGGCATCTCTTCGGCTACGGCGGATGGCACCTACACGCTGATCGATGAAACCGCAACCGTGTTCACTAGCGGTTTCGAGAACATCGGCAGCGGCAATGCCTACGACCTGGGTGATGGCAAGAGCGCCTACTTCCAGGATGGCAGCCTACAGGTTGTCGTTATTCCGGAACCGGCCACGCTGAGTTTGATTGCGGCATTTGGTGTCGCGGTGCTCTTTGTCCGCCGCCGGTTCAAGATCTAG
- a CDS encoding ferritin-like domain-containing protein yields MVNLVSLDEVFAIAVQIEDNAGKFYRKADELHGAETGVFSKLAAMEDGHKAKFENMRSAAPTGGAKELQAEGAMYLEAIASGYRVEGSPTATAALTAADSVADILRTGTELEKQAILFYEGLKKVVADEPTQQALDGIIEQEREHLVALMAELKKSGA; encoded by the coding sequence ATGGTTAATCTGGTAAGTCTGGACGAAGTATTCGCGATTGCAGTACAGATCGAAGACAATGCGGGAAAGTTCTACCGCAAGGCCGATGAGCTGCACGGCGCCGAAACGGGCGTATTCTCCAAATTGGCCGCCATGGAGGACGGGCATAAAGCCAAGTTCGAAAACATGCGCTCGGCCGCACCAACGGGCGGTGCGAAGGAGCTACAGGCCGAAGGTGCCATGTACCTCGAGGCCATTGCTTCCGGGTACCGCGTGGAGGGTTCGCCCACCGCCACAGCCGCACTGACAGCCGCCGACAGCGTGGCCGATATCCTGCGCACCGGCACCGAGTTGGAAAAGCAGGCCATCCTGTTTTATGAAGGCCTCAAAAAGGTGGTTGCCGATGAACCCACCCAACAGGCGTTGGACGGCATCATCGAACAGGAGCGCGAACATCTCGTGGCGCTGATGGCCGAGCTTAAGAAATCCGGAGCCTGA
- a CDS encoding CIA30 family protein gives MDRFGLKIWMTGAVTTIAWMGSASGKSAMNSSWYEVNDGVMGGLSQSLAEYTDEGDLRFSGIVSFENNGGFASIRNSAGFLQLERSDGIKLRVKGDGKTYQFRVRTSRKFDGVSYKHAFKTMKGEWNELNLKWSDFSATFRGRKVPNAPKLVPGAIEQIGFLIADKQEGAFALMVRGIEALPK, from the coding sequence ATGGATAGATTTGGATTGAAAATATGGATGACCGGTGCCGTAACGACTATCGCGTGGATGGGATCTGCATCGGGAAAGAGTGCAATGAATTCGAGTTGGTACGAGGTGAACGACGGCGTCATGGGCGGCCTCTCCCAGAGCCTGGCCGAATACACCGATGAGGGTGACCTCCGGTTTTCAGGAATCGTTTCATTCGAGAACAACGGAGGGTTTGCATCCATACGGAACTCCGCGGGTTTTCTACAGCTCGAGAGATCCGATGGCATCAAACTGCGGGTGAAAGGTGACGGTAAAACATACCAATTCAGGGTACGCACGTCCCGTAAGTTTGATGGGGTTTCCTACAAGCACGCGTTTAAGACGATGAAGGGCGAGTGGAACGAACTCAACCTCAAGTGGTCGGACTTTTCCGCGACTTTCCGCGGCAGGAAAGTGCCGAATGCCCCCAAGTTGGTTCCCGGCGCCATAGAGCAGATCGGTTTCTTGATTGCCGACAAGCAGGAGGGGGCGTTTGCACTGATGGTCAGGGGGATTGAAGCTTTGCCCAAATAG
- a CDS encoding PGAP1-like alpha/beta domain-containing protein: MKKIIIAVHGLGNKPPPDVLEEGWLQAIHEGLERFGKPRKKIPFEMVHWADISYPVPLDPAEEDPEAPLFLSEPYTASATRAPLKPKRIYLALLRFLEKNIDRWFLREDLSETFPGASAKMMERYFSDLDTYYTDSCQTLDQKDCSAKAAIQERLVQALEKHARKDILLITHSMGSIIAFDTLSNPENKTAINTFVTMGSPLGLPPIMARNFENQKQGNPDLKRPVTPDNIWPHWYNLSDPRDHVALDQTLRDDYGPNARGARALDLRVANDYSTTREANPHKSYGYLRATETADIIDAFLSEELKGTVRRTCRLITSNLLAAPHRLWKKLS, from the coding sequence GTGAAGAAGATCATTATTGCGGTGCATGGCCTCGGCAACAAGCCGCCCCCCGACGTGCTTGAAGAGGGTTGGCTGCAAGCCATCCATGAAGGGCTGGAGCGCTTCGGCAAACCCCGGAAAAAGATCCCGTTCGAAATGGTCCACTGGGCTGACATATCGTATCCCGTCCCGCTCGACCCTGCGGAGGAGGATCCCGAAGCACCACTATTCCTGAGCGAGCCCTATACGGCGAGCGCCACCCGCGCGCCCCTAAAACCCAAACGCATCTATTTGGCTTTGCTGCGGTTCCTGGAAAAGAACATCGACCGTTGGTTCCTGCGGGAAGACCTGAGTGAAACCTTTCCGGGGGCGAGCGCCAAAATGATGGAGCGCTATTTCTCGGATCTGGACACCTACTATACGGACAGTTGCCAAACGCTGGATCAGAAAGATTGCTCCGCAAAGGCCGCGATCCAGGAACGGTTGGTTCAGGCGCTCGAAAAACATGCCCGCAAGGATATCCTGCTGATCACCCATTCGATGGGATCGATCATCGCGTTCGACACGCTCTCCAACCCGGAGAACAAAACCGCGATCAACACCTTCGTCACCATGGGTTCCCCGCTCGGCCTGCCGCCCATCATGGCGCGGAATTTCGAAAACCAAAAGCAAGGGAACCCCGATTTGAAGCGCCCCGTAACCCCGGACAACATCTGGCCGCATTGGTACAACCTATCCGACCCACGCGACCACGTGGCGCTCGACCAAACACTCCGCGACGATTATGGGCCGAACGCGCGTGGAGCACGGGCGTTGGATTTGCGGGTTGCCAACGACTATTCAACTACCCGCGAGGCCAACCCGCACAAGAGCTACGGCTACCTCCGCGCAACGGAAACGGCGGACATTATCGACGCGTTCCTATCCGAAGAACTGAAGGGTACCGTCCGCAGAACCTGCCGCCTCATCACCAGCAACCTGCTCGCCGCCCCCCACCGTCTGTGGAAAAAGTTATCTTAG
- a CDS encoding glycerophosphodiester phosphodiesterase produces the protein MQQIIAHRGASHEAPENTLEAFQLGLDQGADALECDIHLSSDGELMAIHDETVDRTSNGSGAVAALSRVELAALDAGSWKAPKWGGARIPTLAEVLDLVPPDRRILIEVKVGQTALPRLKAVLAASKLAREQIVVMEFDLETVIAAREAFPDLEVLWLIGFPSWLPSWTRRAVLKHRIKQAVHLGFDGVNVQDIPQLDADSIAECGTRQLKSYCWTVDDAHRTAQLFKGGIDGVATNRPGWTREQLGGLVA, from the coding sequence ATGCAACAGATCATCGCGCATCGGGGGGCGTCGCATGAGGCGCCGGAAAATACGTTGGAGGCCTTCCAGCTTGGGCTAGACCAGGGCGCCGATGCACTGGAGTGCGACATCCACCTTTCAAGCGACGGCGAGCTGATGGCGATCCATGATGAAACGGTCGATCGCACCTCAAACGGATCGGGTGCCGTGGCCGCGCTGTCGCGGGTGGAACTGGCCGCGCTGGATGCGGGCAGTTGGAAGGCACCGAAGTGGGGCGGCGCGCGGATTCCGACGCTGGCGGAGGTTTTGGATCTGGTTCCGCCCGACCGGCGGATCCTCATCGAGGTGAAGGTTGGCCAGACCGCCCTGCCCCGTTTGAAGGCAGTGCTGGCCGCATCCAAACTTGCCCGCGAGCAGATCGTTGTGATGGAATTCGATCTGGAGACGGTGATTGCGGCGCGGGAAGCCTTTCCCGACCTCGAGGTATTGTGGCTCATTGGATTTCCTTCATGGCTTCCTTCATGGACAAGACGGGCCGTATTGAAACACCGGATCAAACAAGCCGTGCACCTGGGTTTCGATGGCGTCAATGTCCAGGATATCCCGCAGCTCGATGCGGACAGCATTGCGGAGTGCGGCACGCGGCAGTTGAAAAGCTATTGCTGGACGGTCGACGATGCCCACCGAACCGCGCAGCTGTTCAAGGGCGGGATCGACGGCGTGGCGACCAACCGGCCGGGTTGGACGCGGGAACAACTGGGTGGTTTGGTGGCGTGA
- a CDS encoding C-GCAxxG-C-C family (seleno)protein yields MEKLIEEGFFSDRDLNCAETILHAANEVHGWNMSHDALLLSAGFGGGVGGQELLCGALTGGVMALGKLFVRDRGHESDLIKTITKDYFALFEKEMGHIDCAPLKEDHRTEKEGCRKVILASARAIDQIVEQYRNELA; encoded by the coding sequence ATGGAAAAGCTAATTGAAGAGGGGTTTTTTTCGGACAGGGATCTAAACTGTGCGGAGACGATTCTACATGCCGCGAATGAAGTGCATGGTTGGAATATGTCGCACGACGCGCTGTTGCTGTCGGCTGGGTTCGGTGGCGGAGTCGGCGGGCAGGAACTGCTCTGCGGCGCGCTGACGGGCGGGGTCATGGCGCTGGGCAAACTGTTCGTGCGCGACCGGGGGCATGAGTCGGACTTGATTAAAACGATTACGAAGGACTATTTCGCTTTGTTTGAAAAAGAGATGGGCCACATCGACTGCGCTCCGCTAAAGGAAGACCACCGCACGGAAAAAGAAGGATGCCGGAAGGTGATTCTGGCAAGCGCCCGCGCCATCGACCAAATCGTTGAACAATATCGAAACGAGTTGGCCTAG